In Thioclava sp. GXIMD2076, one DNA window encodes the following:
- a CDS encoding YoaK family protein, whose amino-acid sequence MLIRVGEERTEAIDISLAGVLSFVAGGLNAVGFIIVGSFTANMTGNVSAMADEIATGHPGVGLLLAVYVSAFIAGAMVAALMIAAGEKRGVRSIYALGIGVEGIIVAALGAALLAFGQTPLQLATILLLSFVMGLQNAVTTMISKAKVRSTHVSGMATDIGIELAALLGDAQARKAALPKLRLHSVTLAAFTLGGIVCAVLFTAIGMWVFWVAAFGLMMVSGAELYRACRLNRP is encoded by the coding sequence ATGCTTATTCGGGTCGGTGAGGAACGCACGGAAGCGATCGATATCAGTCTGGCGGGGGTGCTGTCGTTTGTTGCGGGCGGATTGAATGCGGTCGGGTTCATTATCGTGGGCTCGTTTACGGCAAATATGACTGGCAATGTCTCCGCTATGGCGGACGAGATCGCGACCGGGCATCCCGGGGTCGGCCTCTTGCTGGCGGTCTATGTGTCGGCCTTCATCGCGGGCGCGATGGTGGCCGCATTGATGATCGCCGCCGGCGAAAAGCGCGGTGTGAGATCCATCTACGCGCTGGGGATCGGAGTCGAAGGGATTATTGTGGCGGCGCTCGGGGCCGCCTTGCTTGCCTTTGGCCAGACGCCGCTCCAGCTGGCGACGATCCTGCTGCTCAGCTTCGTCATGGGCCTGCAGAACGCGGTGACGACGATGATCTCCAAAGCAAAGGTGCGCAGCACACATGTCTCGGGCATGGCAACCGATATCGGGATCGAACTGGCGGCGTTATTGGGGGATGCACAGGCGCGCAAGGCAGCGCTGCCCAAACTCCGTCTGCATAGCGTCACGCTCGCCGCGTTCACGCTCGGGGGTATCGTCTGCGCGGTGCTCTTTACCGCAATAGGGATGTGGGTCTTTTGGGTTGCGGCGTTCGGGCTGATGATGGTTTCCGGTGCCGAGTTGTATCGGGCCTGTCGCTTGAACCGTCCCTAA
- the ggpS gene encoding glucosylglycerol-phosphate synthase has product MSSDLVIVYHRQPYEEVEVDGKIEYRENKSPNGIVPTLKSFFGRVDKGAWVAWKEAADPERPDFERIIEIDDPHGKYTVSRLPLTKEQVSSFYHVSSKEAFWPILHGFKERYSYDPVDWPTFREVNWAFAEAAAAEAAHGAVVWVHDYNLWLVPGYLRTLRPDVKISFFHHTPFPSADIFNVLPWRKEILESLLACDVVGFHIPRYVNNFVSAARSLLEVEPVKREKVKPEMNAQTSALSEQSVVTELEYEGRSIRLQASPVGVDTGYIQDLARSAETEAKVQEIRAEKGDAKLMLSVGRTDYTKGGIEQLESYERLLETHPELRGKVRLMHVSVAANANMTAYFEIQEQLEAIAGRINGRYGSFEWQPIALISRPVPFRDLVAYYRAADVAWITPLADGMNLVCKEYVAARTDGDGVLVLSEFAGAAVELAAAVPTNPFSHKSMDSAIHFALEMPEEERRGRMKANRMMVEKQDIRYWAEDQMQAFANALARMDVAVG; this is encoded by the coding sequence ATGTCCTCGGATCTTGTTATCGTCTATCACCGCCAGCCCTATGAAGAAGTCGAGGTGGATGGCAAAATCGAATATCGCGAGAATAAATCACCCAACGGGATCGTGCCGACGCTCAAAAGCTTCTTCGGGCGTGTCGACAAGGGCGCATGGGTTGCGTGGAAGGAAGCCGCCGATCCGGAGCGGCCCGATTTCGAGCGGATCATCGAGATCGATGATCCGCATGGCAAATACACCGTCTCGCGTCTTCCGCTGACCAAGGAACAGGTCTCGAGCTTCTACCACGTCTCCTCGAAAGAGGCGTTCTGGCCGATCCTGCACGGGTTCAAGGAGCGTTACAGCTACGACCCTGTCGACTGGCCGACATTCCGCGAGGTGAACTGGGCCTTTGCCGAGGCCGCTGCCGCCGAGGCGGCCCATGGTGCCGTAGTCTGGGTGCATGATTACAATCTCTGGCTCGTGCCCGGCTATCTGCGCACCCTCCGCCCCGATGTGAAGATCAGCTTCTTCCATCACACGCCATTCCCCAGCGCCGATATTTTCAATGTCCTGCCGTGGCGCAAGGAAATCCTCGAGAGCCTTCTGGCCTGTGATGTGGTGGGCTTCCATATCCCGCGCTATGTGAATAATTTCGTCTCCGCCGCGCGCTCGCTTCTGGAGGTCGAGCCGGTCAAACGGGAGAAGGTAAAGCCCGAGATGAACGCGCAGACCTCGGCGCTATCCGAGCAGTCGGTCGTCACCGAACTCGAATACGAGGGGCGCAGTATCCGTCTGCAGGCAAGCCCCGTGGGTGTCGACACCGGATATATCCAGGACCTCGCGCGGAGTGCTGAAACGGAGGCCAAGGTTCAGGAGATCAGGGCCGAGAAGGGCGATGCCAAGCTGATGCTCTCGGTCGGGCGCACCGATTATACCAAGGGCGGGATCGAGCAGCTGGAGAGCTACGAGCGGCTGCTGGAAACCCATCCCGAGCTGCGCGGCAAGGTGCGTCTTATGCATGTCTCGGTCGCCGCCAATGCCAATATGACGGCCTATTTCGAAATACAGGAACAGCTCGAGGCCATTGCTGGCAGGATCAACGGGCGCTACGGCTCGTTCGAGTGGCAGCCCATCGCCCTGATCTCGCGCCCCGTGCCGTTCAGGGATCTCGTGGCCTATTACCGCGCGGCGGATGTGGCCTGGATCACGCCGCTGGCTGACGGGATGAACCTTGTGTGCAAGGAATATGTCGCGGCCCGCACCGATGGGGACGGGGTGCTGGTCCTGTCCGAATTCGCGGGCGCCGCCGTCGAGCTGGCAGCCGCCGTTCCGACCAACCCGTTCTCGCATAAATCCATGGATAGCGCGATCCATTTTGCTCTCGAGATGCCCGAGGAGGAGCGCCGTGGCCGGATGAAGGCCAACCGTATGATGGTCGAGAAACAAGATATCCGCTACTGGGCCGAAGACCAGATGCAGGCTTTCGCGAATGCCCTCGCGCGGATGGATGTCGCGGTCGGATAA
- a CDS encoding pyridoxamine 5'-phosphate oxidase family protein yields the protein MSVYKDLEKDPKETLIKQAKALRAGMLGVQGSTQHMQPMTHYPDWDAGEIWFITSKETDLVKQLPPDAMAHFCLMGGDQDFQACLSGMLSEVNAPQKLEELWSPIAAAWFEGGKEDPNITLLRMTLREAALWGASSSALKFGIEIAKANMKDEHLPDIGTHKVISF from the coding sequence ATGAGCGTTTACAAAGATCTGGAGAAAGACCCGAAAGAGACCCTGATCAAACAGGCCAAAGCGCTTCGGGCAGGGATGCTCGGGGTTCAGGGATCCACCCAGCACATGCAGCCGATGACCCATTATCCTGATTGGGATGCGGGCGAGATCTGGTTTATCACCTCGAAGGAAACGGATCTGGTGAAACAGCTGCCGCCCGATGCGATGGCGCATTTCTGTCTGATGGGCGGCGATCAGGACTTTCAGGCCTGCCTGAGCGGTATGCTCTCCGAAGTGAATGCGCCGCAGAAGCTCGAAGAACTGTGGAGCCCGATTGCGGCGGCCTGGTTCGAGGGGGGCAAGGAGGATCCGAATATCACGCTGCTGCGGATGACGCTGCGCGAGGCCGCACTCTGGGGGGCAAGCAGTAGCGCGCTCAAATTCGGGATCGAGATCGCAAAGGCCAATATGAAGGACGAGCATTTGCCCGATATCGGGACGCATAAGGTGATTTCTTTCTGA
- a CDS encoding cold-shock protein, giving the protein MANGTVKWFNATKGFGFIEPENGGTDIFLHISALERAGINRVDDGQKVTFDTEQGRDGRVSASNLAIA; this is encoded by the coding sequence ATGGCCAATGGCACCGTGAAATGGTTCAACGCAACTAAGGGTTTCGGTTTTATCGAGCCCGAAAATGGCGGGACCGATATCTTTCTTCATATCTCCGCGCTTGAGCGCGCCGGTATCAACCGCGTTGATGATGGTCAGAAAGTGACCTTCGACACCGAACAGGGTCGTGACGGTCGCGTATCGGCCAGCAATCTGGCGATTGCTTGA